The DNA segment CGCATCGTGGCCTACCGCGCGTCCCGCAGCAAGCCGCTGGTGGTCATCGTGGAAGAGCCCCAGCACGAGGCCTTCATGCGCTGGCTGCGCGAGTCCTACCCGTTCCTGGCCATGGAACTGGGACTGGTGGCGCTGGCGCTGGCGCTGACCTGGATCGCGTGGCGCAGCCTCCGCGCCCGCGAGGCGGCACGGGCGGCGGTGGATGCCGCGCAGGACCGCATCGCACGCAGCGAGCGCGACCTGGCGCTGCTGCTGCGCAGCGTGCAGGAGCTGATCTTCCGCACCGACCGCAACGGCGTGCTCACCTATGTGAACGCCCGCTGGAGCGCGCTGTGGGGGGAGCCGCCGGCCTCGGCGATCGGGCGCCGGCTGCAGGACTTGGTGGACCCGGAAGGCCAGGAACGGGTGGCCGCGATGCTGGATCCCCGCTCCCAGGTCGCACTGCGCACGCGCCAGCTGCGCGTGCGCTCGCCCCAGGGAGACGAGCGCGTGCTCGACGTGGCCGCGGTGCCGCTGCGCGCCGCAGACGGCCAGGTGCTCGCCTTCGCCGGCAGCGCCGTGGACGTAACCGAGCGCGAGCGGGCCGCCCAGCGCATGCGCGCGCAGCTGGCCTTCCAGAACCTGCTGCTGGAGACCAGCCCCCAGCCGATGATGCTGACCGACATGGCCCACCGCGTGGTGCTCGTGAACCGCGCCTGGGAGCAGGCGATGGGCTGCACGCGCGAGCGCATCGTCGGGGAACGCCGGGCCCTCTACCCGGGCGAAGAGGAGGACAACGCCGCGCTTTCGGGCGGCGGCGGCACCACGCTGGAGCGCGACCTGCCCTACGGCGACGGCACGCGGCGCGCCACGCGCGTGCTCAAGGCCGCGGTGCACGGGGACTACGGCGACGTCACGGGCGTGCTCAGCATCCTGGTGGACATCAGCGAATTCCGCGAGGCCGAGCGCGCCACCCGCGAAGCGCACGACGCCGCCGAGGAAGCGGCCCGCACGCGTTCCCAGTTCGTGGCCAACATGAGCCACGAACTGCGCACACCGCTGCAGGCCATCATCGGCTTCGCGGAACTGGGCTCGGCGCGCAGCCAGGACGAACGCCTGGGCGCGATGTTCAGCGACATCCTCGCGGCCGGCCAGCGCATGCTGGCGCTGGTGAATGACCTGCTCGACGTGGCAAAGATCGAGAGCGACATCGGCACCATCCACCTGGAGCGCACCGACCTGCGCGGCCACATCCGCACGGTGGCGCGCGAACTCGGCCCCCTGGTCGCGTCGCGCGGGCAGGACCTGCGGATCGACCTGCCGCTGCATCCCCTGGTGGCCCGGGCGGACCCGCGGCGCTTCCAGCAGGTCGTGCGCAACGTGCTGGCCAACGCCATCAAGTTCTCTCCGGAAGGGTCCTGCATCCAGCTGCGCGCCGGCATGGATGCCGACAGCACCGACACCATCTGCATCGAGGTGCAGGACCAGGGGCCCGGCATACCGCCTGTCGAACTGGACCGCATCTTCGACGCCTTCGCCCAGTCGAGCCGCACGCGCAACCGGTCCGGCGGCACCGGCCTGGGCCTGGCCATCTGCCGCAAGATCGTGGAAGCGCTGGACGGCCGCATCCATGCGCGCAACGTGGAAGGCGGTGCCGTCTTCCGCATCGAGCTTCCCGTCCGCGGCCCGGCAGACACCGTCCCCGCGCCGCTCTGAGATGGGCTCCGGGCGTCCCGGCGGCGCACGAACTCGGGTATGGTGGAGCACCACCTATTTCCACCGAGATCCACATCCCATGAAAGCCACCTGGAACGGCGTGGTCGTCGCAGAAAGCGACGACACGGTCCTCGTCGAGGGCAACCACTACTTCCCCGAAAGCGCGCTCAAGGCGGAGTACTTCACCTTCAGCAACCACCGCACCACCTGCCCCTGGAAAGGCCAGGCCGCCTACCGTTCGCTGCTGGTGAACGGCGAACTGAATCCGGATGCCGCCTGGACCTACCCCGACCCGCACCCCGAGGCCGAGCAGATCCGCGGCCGCTTCGCGTTCTGGAAGGGCGTGAAGGTCGAGGCCTGAGCGTTCCCCGGTTATCCCTGCCCGCACTGGACAATCATGTGGATAACCCGGGAACGGCGCTGTACGGCCATCGCAAGTGCTTGATTTTCCTGAAAAACCCACGCACTGCACAAATTTTGTGCAATGCACCTCCGGACGGCACCCGGTTATCCCGCACCGCATGGGACAACAATGTGGATAACACGGGAGCAGCGCTGTATGGCGTTCGCAAGTGCTTGATCCATAAGGGATTGATTCCCGTTGCCCAAAAATTGGGCAGTGGGAAACCCTCGCTGGACACACCCATGGCGCCGTGATTCGTCGCCGATTCCACCCTGTCCCGCCCACCCGGCGGTTCCTTCCCATGACGTCTCCCGCCCCCACGCCTCCGTTCTTCATCGCCCGTGTCGGCAGCGACGGCACGCAATGCGATGCCTGGCCCGAACAGACCCTGCTGCAATCCATGGAACAGGGCGGCATCGACTGGCCGAGCTCCTGCCGCAACGGCACCTGCCGCACCTGCATCGGCATGCTCTCCGAAGGCACCGTGCGCTACGCCATCGAGTGGCCGGGCCTCTCGCGCGAGGAAAAGGCCGAGGGCTGCGTGCTGCCCTGCGTGGCCTATCCCACCAGCGACGTGCACCTGGAGACCTCGGCGGTCTGAGCCTG comes from the Paracidovorax avenae ATCC 19860 genome and includes:
- a CDS encoding sensor histidine kinase; translation: MRPSFLPRAFHALARRLSPWPAGTPVLIAGLAAAVGAVASALVVSIGDLHGAMATSEGQARLLARVLEDQTTRTFDSAEMVLATLAHAQATETHGDAQAHAEAGQVMRQALTALPFIRSVSLVDERGRVLASTDSATTGMDIDRKRLGPWQEAGGQYIGPRLPGRGLESLQRGVPPPPAPPGLAFVPLLHGFRDHAGAPMMLVALVNPDALSNFQYLALESLSYDAVIATDDGRLLASSVPLPDPGGRDIASLPVFTRLLPQGEHGSYMGPGVQGPERIVAYRASRSKPLVVIVEEPQHEAFMRWLRESYPFLAMELGLVALALALTWIAWRSLRAREAARAAVDAAQDRIARSERDLALLLRSVQELIFRTDRNGVLTYVNARWSALWGEPPASAIGRRLQDLVDPEGQERVAAMLDPRSQVALRTRQLRVRSPQGDERVLDVAAVPLRAADGQVLAFAGSAVDVTERERAAQRMRAQLAFQNLLLETSPQPMMLTDMAHRVVLVNRAWEQAMGCTRERIVGERRALYPGEEEDNAALSGGGGTTLERDLPYGDGTRRATRVLKAAVHGDYGDVTGVLSILVDISEFREAERATREAHDAAEEAARTRSQFVANMSHELRTPLQAIIGFAELGSARSQDERLGAMFSDILAAGQRMLALVNDLLDVAKIESDIGTIHLERTDLRGHIRTVARELGPLVASRGQDLRIDLPLHPLVARADPRRFQQVVRNVLANAIKFSPEGSCIQLRAGMDADSTDTICIEVQDQGPGIPPVELDRIFDAFAQSSRTRNRSGGTGLGLAICRKIVEALDGRIHARNVEGGAVFRIELPVRGPADTVPAPL
- a CDS encoding DUF427 domain-containing protein, producing the protein MKATWNGVVVAESDDTVLVEGNHYFPESALKAEYFTFSNHRTTCPWKGQAAYRSLLVNGELNPDAAWTYPDPHPEAEQIRGRFAFWKGVKVEA
- a CDS encoding 2Fe-2S iron-sulfur cluster-binding protein; the protein is MTSPAPTPPFFIARVGSDGTQCDAWPEQTLLQSMEQGGIDWPSSCRNGTCRTCIGMLSEGTVRYAIEWPGLSREEKAEGCVLPCVAYPTSDVHLETSAV